attgaaattcagttatattttctctctctaaacagttagaagttcatctctctaagatttccaatcacactccacacactctaggcatcatgccttgattctatgttctagACCGGAACAACATTGGTTTTGAATATTATGGTAATGTGTTGAGACATACTGGTGAATAATATGTTGATTAGTATATCTCATACTGATATTCCTTAATTTTATTATGTAGCCTTATGAGGGTTCTTTTTATCttataataaaacaaaataagaaaggTCTACCAAAAATTAGGAAAAATGAAGCTATTAGTATGCTTTCTTAGATTTACGCATCACTAACCTGAAAGATAAGATTGATATTGTTGAAGCTCACCAAGAGCAAAGTTAAGTGCAACGATGTTTAGAGCTTGCAAGAAATCAGAGTGACATTCCCTTGTGAGATGGACTTAAGGATTTTCTGAAGTTTACTGTTACCAATATTCTAATGCACTACAACCCCACAATTATCCAGAAGGATGACCTCAAATCAAACCAAGCATCTTTGTTCCTTACCCTTATTGTTTCTAGCATGAATGCAACTGGTACAGTTCTTGGCTTTTACCTTATTGATGCTTAATTAGGTGTGGATGTGTGGTTGTGTCAGTGACCGTATTTAAATAGCATCCATTTTGTCGCCGCCATGCCACCATTGCACTTTGCAGGACCGCCAATGCATCTGATGCTCGATCCACCAAGATTCAGTTGTAAGGAGGTGCTAAACCCAAAGGAGAGCAACTTGACAGCGAAATACAATGTCCTGGGAGCAATGGCACCGTGacgaaagaggaagaagaagagaggtcGTAGGATCTAGAAACAGGTGAGTAAAGGAAGGGATGAATGACTCGAGATCTAAAAAAGAAGGTACAAGTCGAGGAAAGAGGAAAGGAGAAGGAAGGGAGGAAATGAGAAAAAAGGAGAGCAAAAGAGGAGGGAGTTGACGCCACACAAAGGATGTCGTTTAAGTTATATTGAAAAAATGTATAATAATATGTTTTATTGTTTACTTAATTATTAAGaattcattaataaaaaaaactttaaacacCAAAAATgtagtttaaaaaaaacataaaaaatgtcATAAATAAAATATTCGAACCTGAACAGAGATCGCCTCTGTCTCGAAGATCCGACCAGATTCTTCTGTTGCGCTTCCACCGCCAGCGTGAGTTGTTGTCTCTATTATAGCTTCTATGAACTGCTATGTTGATTTCTCGTGTCTGAGTCATCTGTTTGGTGCATATTTCAATCACTGTATCACTTATACTAGGTTTAGTTTTGAAAATTTAGGGGAAGATGATAGAAATTGAgaaattctattaaatttacttTCTTTGGTTCAATTCTTCTAGGGAGAGATGATTTGGAGGGGAGGGAAATTGGTGGGTAGTTTGAAATTGGTGGGAAGAATTGAACCAAAGAaagtaaatttaatagaatttcTCAATTTCTATCACAATTCCTAGGGAGGCACTCCCAGCTCTTGTCACACGCGGGCGCCATTCGTAACTCAACATACAAACATTGCAAACACCCAATAAGCACAtcattttctctctcgatctctttGTTCTTATCACATCAATCAATGTGGACATCCATTTTTTTGTCAATAGAAACACAGTTTAGCGATAGACTTTAACCACCACAAACATTAACGGTGGTTCTTAACTTCTGCTTGACTGTGTGTCGATCGAATAATGCTTAAAAGTGTATCTCCAAGTAACAATTTCGATCATATatatcatttttattatttctccCTTCTCTCATCTTTTCCCACTCTAAGTGTATGTGTTGAATGTTTGCATACAAATGTttacaaattattttcttatattaAATTCTACTCATGGAAATTTAGTTtttattatctatatatgtttgTTGATGGGTGTCACGTGATCAATTTTTGTATTAGTGGCTTCTCTACTTGGCTTTGGGCctctataaataaatttgtATAAATTTACTCTGAGAAGTGAGTACTGATATCAAAGATAAATGGTTTTTCTTCCTGACAATGTATAGATGATATGTCATTCCAGGAATATCATGATATGAACGCTCCCATGTCACATTATTTCATGTACACAGGACACAATTCCTACCTAACTGGGAATCAACTAACCAGCGAGAGCAGTGATGAGCCAATTATTGAAGCTTTGCACCAAGGTGTACGAGTAATTGAACTAGATTTATGgacatcttcatctcaagatGGTATTAAAGTTGTTGGTGGAAGGTACTAGACTACTAACTGGTTATTAAAGTCTCATCTTAGAGTTGTtaatagaggaagaagaaaacattaattgcatgtttgaaaatcttctacaattgattctaaagtcaaaatcaattttgagttGAAGTTACTCTGAGTAGTTTCTAACATGATATAAGTTTATATTGCTTTCTTATATGTTGTGGTCTCctaactttgttttatgaattAATGCAGGACACTTACCACTCCAGTCTCCCTAACCAAATGTTTGGAGTCCATTAAGGAATATGCATTTGTCAAATCAGATTTTCCAGTGATTCTAACTCTGGAAGACCATCTAACATCAAAACTTCAGGCTAAATTTACACAAGTCGGCACTCATCCCCCTAAAACAGAAAAGAAAGCACTTAGTTTAATATATATGCCCAGTTTGTTGTAGCTTTTCCATCAtgctattttttttctattttgcagATGGCAACTCAAATATTTGAAGAAATGCTTTATTATCCTCAGATAGATTATTTGACTGAATTCCCCTCTCCTGAATCATTGAAAAATAGGATAATTATATCAACCAAAACACCAAAGGAATATTTACAATCTGAGATATCAAATGGAAGTGAATCTTCAGATGAAGAACCAAGTGAACAAGAATTGTCAGATTCTATGGCTAAACTAAAAAGTGAAGACAAGGTGAGAGGAACACATATGATATGTCTACCTTTCCATAGTCATACACATTTATTGACATAAAcgcttaattaagttatttAACTAAGCACACCCTTATTTGATGGGTATTTATGTTTTCTCATGGATGGAAGAATGTAAGTGATGAAGATAAGGAAGATACGAATGCATGTGATAACAAAGCAAATGAGAAAGGTGCACCTGAATACAAACACCTAATTACAATCCATTGTGGGTATTCAAAAGGGCCTATGAAGGATCGACTGAAAGTTGAAGATAAAGTGAAAAGGCTGAGTTTAAGTGAGAAGAAACTCAAAAGTGCTTTTGAATCTCTTGGAGCAGACCTCTTTAGGTGCGTATCAAACttatatagcatgtttggatcaagtTTTTTCCCCACATAATCAATCCTAGCAATTAAAAGCTATTCATATAAGCTTCATCCCATAATTAGTTCTGCCTTTGGAAtcatttgaaggtatgaaaaacggtagaaaggggggggtttgaataacgttttcagaacaaaacttccaccttaaagattttgacaaatctttcgagaacttaagtgctaaagataagagatagaaaagcacacaaggattttatcctggttcacttgataaatcactcaagctactccagtccacccgttaaggtgatttcttccttcttagaatgaaggcaatccactaatcaggtaagagttacaactgcacttgaaacctacaagtgactaacaattacactgacttagctcacactaagattcactctcttagtcttctctaggatccgatcaaccttgatctcctaaaggaactaaacaaactgtttatcaaagaattgtttacaagagatttgcttctaaaaagctaatagtaaacacaatgaatttcagatgaaagaaagcttagaatattttgaatatgtcttgcgcgtatatgtgtttctttcttgccgcttctttcaatcttcagcctctatatatactccaaggattagggttgagcgttgcatgggaaatgctaccgttggagggcagttctggaaaatccagcttctgctgtggctgagaacgttaggtaggtcgtcaggaaggtacacttgcttttgtacttggatagcgacttgaccttttaacctaggagacttctgatcaggggaatacttcatattggaacttgtgaagccggttgatcagagtcagagggaaagcacagatcctctgaccattgtatcttctgattctgaactcagagggaagaacatggccttcagagtttcttgcttctggacttcagagtttccactattcagcttctggatcttcagagtcttctacaccatcagaacatctgaaccttcagtgtttcttggttatcagaacttctggatcttcagagcttctagcgactgagtccacatcagagtttgtatagcttcagaacttctaaagcttttccactgttcatactgaacatggtgaatgcgaaagcgttgcttgggttaccctttatacacagtgcttctgatttgtgtgagattgagttgaggtcagagcctgtaaatagcacactcagaaaaacacgttagagtaccacaattgttcatatcaaaaggttaacttgtaatcatcaaaacatagagttgtactactagatcaaaacttgatcttacaatctccccctttttgatgatgacaaaactaagatttttgatgaacaattcttaaacattaaactgaattcactcagagtttagagatatagaataagacttatcctgatgtgaatagtttatcttgctcattctgaattcaagtcactgcttgattctgagcttagctccccctgaatctaatacttgatgaaaacgttagtaaagtctagattctgagctaaaaaatataagagttcagagtgaaaagcttatgacatagatgaaaaacgaataatcagagcgcataagtgatcagagtcatggacaaggtatcagagtcttgggtatcagagtcaacttagaatcacttcagaagaagtgaaatgtattccttgtatttgcccagtgacacatctatggtcatgaaggtggaactcttaaaatctccaaaagaaaaataagtcacactaacacatcttacaaatcaaaaactgggtttactccccctttttgtcataagcaaaaagcttggggtgtgaaaaacttagcttgaagtacaaggtactcccccttagagaaggtctaagtttaaaagaaaatgaaaacgatgtaagaatcagagttaggcgaaaataaatagaagagttaatgcaagggatgaacgtttaccaccggtcaagtgagtaaatagaagggtcagttaccaagaacttaacctcgagaaactgtaagagcattaactttcagagagaaagtgaagcctataaaaagcgttggagagaaaggtaagcttcacacctcgaataattttcagtaaaaaaaatcggcatcatacaacgtagcactagaagagctgaggaagaaggcctttgaagaggacctgttcctgaacatcaggcatccagagggtgcaactaccatcgcggagctgacacggacactgctggaagaggacctgcgtccagagttggagagagacctgaaggaatttcttgccttcgtggaggaggtgcaagaactcagccggcttgaactcaagctgctggaagagaaagagagtttggaagagaagctcaagacttcagaagagattctggagagggatgagctaaagatcaggctcagcaacatccagcatgtactggagcgtctggagaaggataggtcagagcagcgccaggagtgcagaagaatgaggagagatcctccattctagattatatgatggaaagaaatatgatgtaaacacaaaacaattatgaataaaacgagtttagcaaacatatgtgacataagtatatagttatgcatatataatcacaaacgaacaaaagagaataaataaataaaaagaaacagagtttaacaaaggaaaaacaaaggtaacgaaaaagaagaaaaagaagagatcctaaaactaaggtttgtcagtgcgtcgcagaagttccatcatcatgtgcttcatctcaatcagcatggattcatgagtgtcaagacattgttccatgatgtcgagtctggatgagcttgtctgagtagaactggaaggaacattctgagcagcttgaggatctggaatggaagcagaagcagcaggagtaaacacaactggtgcaagtgcttggcatctaagagcttcagcctcagcttcaagtcgctctgcctcaagtctggcttgttcagcttgagctgctgcttgacgtgcagcttcttctgcttgttctttctttctcttggcttcttcaatagcttcaagaagcttatttctctgttctagttcatgaagagccacccttctagcaaacctttgctttgcagcctcaatgctctgactgccctctgcatgcaggggctgcatcataatcggaacttgagccactagccaagtgctcagattgttccactcatcagccacattttcagcattctcactgagatcagtctgaccgtgcacattgcggagcctcaaggaggcttcatgatagaagatattgatgcactcagagagagatgtgggttgaaggtgagtatagggaattatggagaggttgggtgcaggagaggctgggtgattgctgctatgagcttcagaggcaccttgtggagaaccaatgttaatcatgggagcattgggttcagaggttccaaggtgagggtctgaagtttcaaccagagggtgaggtgatctaaccgaggattggttagacactgattgttcgggttcagggtctggttgaatgggctcttgttggtcagggacagggtgagcttgttgaactaaggggtctgcctcttggataggattggccaagataggttcatctgggtcaactagacgttcaggtctagggccaggatatctcctagggcttggacaggtaaggtaatactcttccaaggcagacaccttctcttttctaacctccatgaattttctaattgattcagagttattggagggagaagaatcaacaacattgattgggaaggatacaggtgtaaaggctgttgaagagtctgtatccgtggttctggcagcaggacgtgctgatgctctgggagcagagtgatcagacgttctgggttgtggttctgtttggttgggctctggttggtcatggatgatgggttcagaagataatgggtcgtacggaatggtaaggagagaggttggatcttctgacctagaggttgggttctgaagcaaattccagagaggtgcttcggtaggagaaggttgaaagaaggaggatcgtggggaatgtggtggagaggtggtttgtgcggctggttgggattcaggaataggagtgaggggatttgaggagtgttgaagcaaggcagaaataggaagtgcatcaaataaattcaaatcatcatcagaagcaagtgcaggcttacttgaatgtgctgatgatcgagtcactctggcaggaggttcagtccttctgaccactgcagcagctggttccacccgagtaggcttcaccacgattctgaccttcttctgcttcttctttggaggaccatcctcactatcactatcatcaccatcatcaggctttctctttgtcttcttgaccagagggacatcagattcttcagaggattcttccagaaccatcttcctctgagctttcttcttgggaggagaaggaaactctggagctggcggcagtctgctgaagaaatcatcaagatcaatctcgaatccttgagccctgaggtcttcaacatagcatctgatggcttcaggattgtctgcttgagtccacagtgggtagtcattcagaggcatccttcttcctctgatctcagaagatgtgtcttcatgagcaggagcaatcttcttctggaccaaacccatcttcttcagagagttggcagtgaagacatcgctgacaattgtgctcaagtcctctgtgcaaccagcattgatcaggtcttgaatgaggccactctcaatgaagagatcagacagcagtctcccaaatgggatatacttgattgctgacttgattgaggcagtagtcctagacttccggatacactccttcaagtaggagaacaggaagtagggaaggcagatcttcctcttgtcttgaatgaaaaacagcatcgccttctggttgaagttgatgtaatctggggaactgcccttcgatctctgattgatgcagttgagcaggatcttgtgccagatcctgagtttggggtgaaggtccatcaccttgtaacttgtcttgcccggtttgaaagtggtgtacagggcctggttggttttgtctttggtgctgggtttcagctttgactcagtgaattggaatcgaaacccataagcagtgtctgcacctagcagattcacgaatgacttctccgtgatgatgatcttcctgccaagaatatgagataccacttgagtatcatcgcagtcggcgtgcttccagaattccttgaccagcttctcatacaccggtcctcgaagtcggttgaagtagtttccccaaccttgagcttggacttcaggacgaagatcaaacccatttgcagccaggttgtcgaggtcgaatctccattctgccaggacttggagttcctcaggagcaaatacgcagtgaacggcacagccccgttctgcaattggaacaatctgctcttgagcttgaacttgttcttgtgccgggttctcagagcccctttgacccgttgccaaaccaactaccatgtgagggaactgaggtgcatctgcagtagatcttctggtttgtctcaccattttgaagaggttgaaggtttgaggtagaagatgaagtttgaaggatgaagagagatcgagagagaaatcaagaaagaggcggttttgaaaagcagagagtgcgagagtgaaaaccggaagtgaacgagaacgtgtgtgtatagtgggttttatcaaataaccgttgttgattcaaaaagcactttaagatcaacggttgaaaattaaagatagatagtaacagtaaaatacacaatcacacacaggagataagcatatctacacgcaatcataacagactgtcacacgggcacaaggaattatgcatcagaaattctgacacacgtgttgttgtctcagcttcagagtcagtaccagtgggcacacacactctgattgagttaccttctggactagacatcttctgatcaagaagtatcatagtcagaggttctgatccatcttcactctggacaaaagtccatgtttagatttttcagaataaaattaaatctatcctctgctaagggctttgtaaagatatctgcccattgatggtcagtatcaacaaacttcagaagaagtacgcccttctgtacataatctctaataaagtgatactttacctcaatgtgctttgcccttgaatgcaagataggattcttactcaatgagattgcagcagtgttatcacaatagattgggatagtgctctcaaggatctgataatcctccagctgatgtttcatccagagcatctgagtgctgcatattgctgctgagatatattctgcctctgcagttgatagtgcaatggttgattgcctcttgcttgcccatgagactagattgcttcccagaaattgacaatttccagaagtactttttctctctgttctatctccagcataatcagcatcacaataacctgaaagcttatactctgatgttttcttatacatcaagccaaggttagtggtgcctttcagatatcttaggatcctcttaacagcagttaagtgggtttcccttggatctgattggaaacgagcacataagtgaagactaaataatatgtctggcctagatgcagttaagtatagaagtgaacctatcattccacgatagagcttctgacatactttaccacttttatcttctttctccaaaatgcatgtaggatgcattggagtcttggccactgtagattccagcatattgaacttcttcagaagttctttagtgtacttgctctgatggatatatgttccttctggtgtttgatcaacttgtattcccagaaagtactttaattctcccatcatactcatctcaaattcagcctgcatcatctcagaaaattctttgcatagagattgattagcagaaccaaatataatatcatcaacataaatttgcacaattaa
This portion of the Lotus japonicus ecotype B-129 chromosome 3, LjGifu_v1.2 genome encodes:
- the LOC130744481 gene encoding phosphoinositide phospholipase C 6-like — its product is MSFQEYHDMNAPMSHYFMYTGHNSYLTGNQLTSESSDEPIIEALHQGVRVIELDLWTSSSQDGIKVVGGRTLTTPVSLTKCLESIKEYAFVKSDFPVILTLEDHLTSKLQAKFTQMATQIFEEMLYYPQIDYLTEFPSPESLKNRIIISTKTPKEYLQSEISNGSESSDEEPSEQELSDSMAKLKKCK